Proteins encoded in a region of the Pelobates fuscus isolate aPelFus1 chromosome 11, aPelFus1.pri, whole genome shotgun sequence genome:
- the CLMP gene encoding CXADR-like membrane protein produces MPSFLISFLGLCYVLGVLAQTEITRVAEENVTLPCQHRLGLLGEQSLDIEWLLNHSEQRKSVLISYSAGRIYEGENARGRYSFASNFLAGDAAILITSLQPSDAGQYICKVKNAGQYEWNHIKLKVLVKPSEPECQIDGELLAGKSITLLCNTSAGTAPISYRWQRMKYREDVTVAMPKTARIDNPQRLMLQNLTIADNGSYLCVVSNDAGRRSCSLHLIIKSDTINVGFLAGVTCGAVASVILVCIALWLLFRKKELKKREEDEFLNEIREDAEAPKARLVKPGSSSSGSRSSRSGSSSTRSTTNSASRSQRTLSTQETAPGEPRHHCLDQI; encoded by the exons GTCTGTGCTATGTACTTGGAGTGTTAGCCCAGACAGAGATTACACGTGTAGCTGAGGAGAACGTGACGCTCCCCTGTCAGCATCGCCTGGGCTTACTTGGGGAACAGAGCTTGGATATTGAATGGCTGTTAAACCATTCAGAGCAGAGAAAGTCCGTG CTAATCAGTTACAGCGCTGGGAGAATCTACGAAGGCGAGAATGCGCGCGGACGTTACAGCTTTGCCTCCAATTTCCTTGCCGGAGATGCTGCAATACTTATCACATCTTTGCAACCCAGTGATGCGGGACAGTACATCTGCAAGGTGAAGAACGCTGGGCAATATGAATGGAATCACATTAAATTAAAGGTTTTAG TTAAGCCGTCAGAGCCGGAATGCCAGATAGACGGAGAGCTGTTGGCAGGAAAATCTATAACCTTACTCTGCAACACATCAGCTGGCACTGCGCCCATCTCCTACCGCTGGCAACGGATGAAATACAGAGAGGACGTAACGGTGGCCATGCCAAAAACCGCCCGCATTG ATAATCCGCAGCGACTCATGTTGCAGAATCTCACCATAGCTGACAATGGATCGTATCTCTGCGTGGTGAGCAACGACGCGGGCAGGAGGAGTTGTAGCTTGCATCTAATAATAAAAT cgGATACAATCAATGTGGGATTCCTGGCCGGGGTCACATGTGGGGCTGTGGCAAGCGTCATCCTCGTATGTATTGCACTTTGGCTCCTGTTTCGAAAGAAAGAGCTGAAGAAACGCGAAGAGGATGAATTCCTTAATGAAATTAG GGAGGATGCAGAGGCCCCCAAAGCTCGCCTTGTGAAACCGGGATCGTCGTCCTCTGGTTCCAGAAGTTCCCGCTCAGGATCTTCATCCACGCGGTCTACAACCAACAGTGCCTCTCGCAGTCAGCGGACACTCTCCACCCAGGAAACAGCTCCCGGAGAGCCAAGGCACCACTGTCTGGACCAGATCTAA